In Alicyclobacillus macrosporangiidus CPP55, a single window of DNA contains:
- the def gene encoding peptide deformylase — translation MSIRIIRTGNDPVLRQVSKPVPEVTKAIQKLLDDMAETMYHADGVGLAAVQIGILKRLVVIDVGQGLIELVNPVILDRSGSQRAFEGCLSLPGMRAEVTRAARVKVRALNRHGEPFEIEGTDLLARALQHEIDHLDGILFIDHVRPEDIVYEMEGKDAR, via the coding sequence GTGTCCATCCGGATTATCCGCACCGGGAACGATCCGGTGCTGCGCCAGGTGTCGAAACCTGTGCCGGAGGTCACGAAGGCGATTCAAAAACTGCTCGATGACATGGCTGAGACCATGTATCACGCGGACGGGGTGGGCTTGGCCGCCGTTCAGATTGGGATTCTCAAGCGGTTGGTGGTGATCGACGTCGGCCAGGGCCTGATTGAACTCGTCAATCCGGTGATCCTGGATCGCAGCGGCAGCCAGCGGGCGTTCGAAGGGTGCCTGTCCCTTCCGGGCATGCGGGCGGAGGTCACGCGGGCGGCGCGCGTGAAGGTGCGCGCGTTGAACCGACACGGAGAGCCGTTCGAGATCGAGGGGACGGACCTGCTCGCGCGCGCGCTGCAACACGAAATTGACCACCTGGACGGCATCCTGTTCATCGATCACGTTCGCCCTGAGGACATCGTGTACGAGATGGAGGGCAAGGACGCCCGATGA